AAGAATACCGTTATTACTGGGCATACAAACTGCAAGTTATATGAGTTTAAATTAAAACCATTAGAGTTATTTTTTAAGATCACATCATAAACAGTCTTATTTATCTATAAGTCCTCCCCACCATCCCTCCCGTCCCCCAAGAAATTTCGTTCGAAATGGCAagtgatttcatttttaaaaattacatacgTATTTCAGAGAAAACTGACTATAGGTTTTTgtgatttgaataaaatcagttacatgtatcatcaatCCTAATTGGGGTTTCATTATATGTCCGTTGTATTGTTAATGCGTTTTCTAAAACTTGTGGTATTGAAGTAACTACGAAACAATTCACATTTTGTTCACAAAATGTGATATACAAATATAGTTTATGATCAAGCTACCGTGGAACTGACAAAAAATTCAACCGTTTTCTTTCcgtaatttttaaattacctaCATTTTTAAACGTTAACGAACACGTACAAATTTCTCCGTATTCGTTTcgaaattaaaagaaacaagACTTATTGAAAATTTCACAACGTTAAGTTGTGGTTAATAATTTCCCCCAATGGTGGACAATGGAAAACTAGCTCAATAGAACGTGTGTCCAAACATAAAGCAACATTTTGATATTGATCACATGACAAAGTTACAAGTTTTATCCACGTTGAATGCAGTCCAGTTTAAATCTTGTTTTCTGTGgtcatgtatttttatgttaaaattacttaaatttgtcaaaaatgttgcttttgaaaagaaaattcgcTTAAAGgcattttttgatataatgtGAAAACTTAATGAAGTTAAGGGATTATGATAAACTATTCATTTGATTGTTGGTAATAATAACTGGAATATTAATTTAATACCTGGAGGTCCCGTGCTCCTTTGGAATTTGCTCGGTTTATCCGGTGAGATTTTAGAAGAACTGCAATATTTATCCCTGTCTTCAGCGCCGGTCAGTAAAAGGTATGATTATTATCTATTATGTTATATATACATACCGACACTGGCTAGAATGCTAGATCAATGAGAGgaataaaaagataaactaCACACAGCTGTTGGGACTCTGTAGCCATGCAAAGCAGAGCTAGTGGTCGATGCCTTAAAATCATTACTGGATATTACCTAATGTACTATCCCACAAATAATTCTACATTATCCATGTACTTAATCTAGAACTTTTAAGATTTATGGGATATCTTTAAGACTCAATCTGATAATCCTCCTTTTGTCCCCCTCCTCATCATTATTATCTTTGATTCATTACCCTTCGCAAATAATCAGCAACGATGACAACAACATTCAATTTAAACAACAACgactttatcaattttaaaacaacgACGATGTCACCTTCAGCAACAATGACATTATCAACTTTAgcaacaaagaaataatcaactTTTGCAACACTGATATTATCAAATTCAGCAATGACGACATACTCAACTTCATCAACAGCGACAGTTTTAACTTTCACAACAACGACATTATCAACTTAATTAAGTAGAAAAACAACAGCATTATTTCTGCAACAATGACATAATCAACTCCAAAACAACGATATAATAACttcaaaaataataacattatcaattttttcagAATCAGAAACATCATCAATATATCAGCAACAACGACATTATAAACTTCAGTGCCAACAATATCATCAACTTTAGAAACACCAACTTTGTCAACTTTAGCAAAACGACATCATCTTTTACAGCAACAATGACACTATTAACTTAAGCGTAATGACATTGTCAACTTCAGCAAAATGACATTATAAACTGTAGCAACAACGGCATTATCAACTTCAAAAACAACGATATTAACAACTTCAGCAATAACGACATTATCAAAATTGGCAACaccgatatacatgtactatcaacTTAAGCAATAATGACATTATCAACTTCAGAAATTAGGACATTATCGAAGTTATACTCAGCAATCACCACAACTACGACATAATCAATTTTAGCAACAGTAATTCTATTAACTTCCACAACAGAGACATTATCAACTGCAGCAAGAACAACGTTATAAACTGCAGCAGCAACGACGTtataaacctaaaaaaaattgcaaaatcaacCTCAGCATCTATAACATTATCAACTTAAGCAACAACATCATCACATTTAGCAACACTGCAGTATCAACTTTAGCTATAACGATATTTATCAACCTCAAATCAACGTCAATATCAATTTCAGCAACAACGACATTATCAGCTTTTGCAACAACGTGATTATCAACTAAAGGAACACCGacaaaatcaactttaaaacaACAACATTATTTATACATCTTCCACAAAGACATTATCAACCATGAAAACAACatcatcaaattttcaaactcaGCAACAGAgagattatcaattttaacaaCAACGATATAATCAACTTTAGCAACAATCAAATACAAGACGAGTTTCAGCAATAGCATAGTCATCAACCTTTTTAAAACCATAAATAGCCCTACAAAATCCCAGCAACAACCATATTACCCGTTCAATtgataaaaacaacaatttcaTCCTCTTTTTTgactttacattattttgaacaaaaatcttttttaccaTATCATCGACAACCTCAGCAAAAGCATTGTTATGGATTACAGAAAGGATGACGTTCCATTACTTTCAACATAAACGCGAATTAAAATGGTGATTTATTGACGAAATAAGtgatataaaagaattaaacacAAAGGTCATTTAGGTAACAAAACagattattatactttcatgttaaatactgaaatctgattggtttagacgcagttgataatccgttgtATTActctcagcgttagcaacacacatagcaacgggtaacacaacgaattgttacatgcgcgtaaattatgtggAATTCAgtcttttctatataaaagcagtaaaaaatctctaaaattaagacattcagtttaataaaataaatagtgcctgtttaggaggataacagttgaactTGACATCCCTCGAAaaacattgtcaacctccgcttcgcgtcggttgacaatggttaccctcccaaacaggcactatttatataatgtcatcgaccaaatagaaaataaaacaagtacatttGCATGTGTACACCTAACCAAGTACGAAGTGTTCATCCAATATATGTATAGGTATACCTTGGTTGGAATAACTTACGCTATGtcttttaaagggacatggtcacaatttgagcttttttcttttaattacatgttttccaTTTATAATACTTACTTATGGTCAGCAAAGATTTTAATGTATGTGATAGAAATATATTATACTCCAACATTATTTTTGGTCAATATGCGTATATGAATGCAAGATTCGAGCTGTACAACCATCGACTAGTTTAAATTATATGAAAGTCATTGTTAAAACCTAAAACCACAATATTTATCatctaacaaaacaaaaacaacaacatcttTTCGATTCATAAAATTAATTCCACAGTATCAGATTATTTGTCCTTTTAAACCTTTAACAGGAAAACAACGTCATAGGTTGATAAGTACAGAACATTTCTTTAAATCCATATTTGCCAGGGGCTGAAGTATACGGCTATTTCATGGTGTGTGACGTCATGTAATAATCCTGAAATCAAAGTTATTGATTATAAATAGGATTTGGAAGGGAGAATAAAAGAAGGAAGAGTAAAACGTCATGGTAACAAATGTGCCAGAGACTTGagtatcatttgaatttttatttttttttaaatttttttttttttggggggggggggtggtcggGTTTCCAAATTGTATCTGTTTTCAAAGGTTTATCCCACAATAAACGATTGATTAGAAATTGACTATTGTGTAAATTATACTAgtaaatatactagtatgtattttttgtaaattgttacCTGTATAAGTGGATAACAAATCAATGTCAGCACAAATTGCACGGAACACGCCAATCAATGAGTATTATGAATCCGATTTAGTATCATGCACCTTAAAAATGTTTGCCAAACCAAAAGACATTTGGCAAACCAACATATAACTATTTATGTTTATTAggtatttttattcaaagttaATTTTTAACTGGGTTTCCGTTGCTAGGGAAAATaaggttattgaaatggtggaAATAGCGgacgggcggctgccaaaagggtaccccgTTCGTATGGATAACTCCCCCTACAGTTTTAAAGAAAGGAAATGTTTGTTTTGCATGCTGATgagttgtacatatatcagagatgagcattttacttggattttgataaTTCATGCAAAAATACCAACAAGAAACTTAATCACCTTTTTTGCATAATAATGCAAATAGGGTATcgctattgtacggataacttctcctacagtattcaagataggaaagttttcttttgcagatcaattgttctTATGTCGGAGATGTcaatattacttggatttttatttctgataaacATGAGAAAATAAATAGCTGTTAAACTTTTCAATAAAACGTACATACACGGTACCCCATTGTCCGGAtaattttttctacagtttttaagacAGGAAAACTCTTTTGTTTTGTAGTTCAATTGTACTTACTTGTATGTGCAAGATGTGTGTATTACTTGTATTTCATTCTTGTGAATTTATTAGAAAATGCTAGCTATTGAACTCAACGCATTTTCCATAATTTTGCACACATGTTGCATTATTTGTgtagataactcctcctacagtttcaGGAAGTCATTTGCATTTCAATCTTACAAATATGCATCATGGAGATAAGCAtcgtactttgatttatttgattgaCAAATGGGTTACGGATATTGCTCACACTAAAGAAAGCCCGGTTTGCTGTCTaattgctgtcacattgacagctttgtTTTGTTTCCTACGGTGTGTTTGTTTGTACGATGAACTGATAAACCATTTCTTTTTATACtcttgcatatacatgtactcttataaaaattaattaaaaaattgagaaaGACGTAAAAAGAGTTTCCAAAGAGATATTTACATAATCAAACATACAACAGGAAATGTTTGCAATCTTCGCTGGCCTTATTATTCCAGCAAAGACTTTGCCAATCCATCAATATAATGCAGTATTTGGATGTCCATTTCTTTAGGTTAACTTTTGAtgacttgtttaaaacatgggCTTATGTATCAATATAAATTCTTATTTAGAAatttccaaattaaaaaaaaacccagcacaTCTTAAACAATACAACTTGATCACCAGTACACAAAACTTTTAAAGCTAATTTGTAAATAAGTAAATTACTAATAGCTAGACAATAAAAGCAGAAAAACTAGACAGTGTCCGTTATCTTGTCTTTATCACGTAGGCAATTGTTCTTTAAAGCCCTCTTTTCTCGATAAATGTTGTTAAATAGTTTCCCCACCTACATCCTATTTCGGACAGGAAATCATTAAGGCCCcctatagatacatgtaacacgATAGTCCTGTGTTGAACATCGTCTTGAGATGACAAGGGGCAGAAGGCGATACTTTGTCTATCTCTTTATCTCTTGACTCAAACTACATCTGTGACATCCCTAAGATCAATGTATCATGCatacgcaaaaaaaaaaaataactttacatagTAAATTCTTAAAGGTTAAAACTCCTCTATAAACTAAAAACAtatattagaaataaaataaataaaaaaaaaccacttttggtattttgtaaacaaacagaaaattttattatgtttttagtATATATCGAGGCATCAACATATCAATGATATTGATTGCAGGGTTGTCCCTGTATGCATACTTACAGGCGAATGTTGCTAATACTTTTTCAATTTACTTTACAGGCACCTCCAATCCAACAACGACTGCGGTACCAACCAGGTCTTTAGTTAGTACAAGTATACGCCTAATCTGTTAAAAAATAACTATCTAGACTTTGCAGTCTGTAATCGGGTAATTTGCATATTAATTACCATGTGTTACATCGATTTGTAAtcgaaataaatcataaataccCAACTAATGACCTTGTTTTTAACACGTTAATTGAATggttaattttatattatatgaatatttatttctcaTTTACGTCACAATGACTGTACACTTAAACAAATCAATCCGCTTGATTGTCATTTTCACATTGTAGAATCGTTGTTTTTTTATGATCTCgttcacaatttttcaatataactTAATTAATAGACTTGGTTGGAACTCTTTAACACTtctttttagatataaagttcatgaaaatcatttcttatacatcaattctaaaaaaaaccccagtttTTGACGTCGAATGCATGTGCCCATTCACTCGTCTTATGCACATCACACTGGCATACAATATTAAGTATGCTATGACTGATTGTTTCATCAATTTGCTTTCAGAAAAAAGCCATCAATCTTTTGAATTATGTAAGGATATCTGTTCATTCTGACACCACAAACCAGCTGTGCAAGATCTTCTGAGAACATCACTATTGACAGCTCCAGCCTCTTTGTGCGAACAAACACTGCGCTATATTGGTTACCGTAATGGAAACCAAGTGCTTATGACCGCTCTGGAAGGGTAACAGTTTGGGGTCCTGGTCGGCTGTCAAGCAACTAAAGTACAGTTATGCATGTAGCGAGGAGCGGACACGGATGCAACCGCAGGACAAAGGTCGTTTTAACCATTTCTCTTCTACAAAGATGACAAAGGTCAAAACTGGTTAAGCTTATATAGTTGCAACTGATATAATTTAAACGTCATATCCATTAGAACATATACGTTGTCTTATAGACAATCATAGCCTTATACACTAGGTAATTAATGAATTGATTGCTTGTTAACGCTACCTTAAGCAGCAAATACTAATATCTTACGAatttgtacaatgtataaaGTCTGACATATAGGACACAAGTATAAGGTTAATTGATCAGATCTGTTGTCCCTCCATGCGTTACAGTCAGTAATGGGAgagaaaagctgaaatttggATTGCCAAAATTGTTGAAAGGAGGACAgggtgttttgattttttcctttaaaaaaccttagttaaaatgtaatttgtaagcTACTTCTTAACAATCAAGACAGTACTTCTTagcaaatttaaatcatttgtcAATCATATCGAACATCAATGtcttttgagttgaaaattgatttttctacaTATTTTCCGTCACTTCAAATAGATTGTCTAATGTATTTATTATGACAAAATAATCGACATTCttctatttaatattttacaacaCTAGCTCCAGATTAGAATACAGTAAACTAGAAGTGCATGGACCCAATAACCCCTCGACTGTGCATGGAGTACAAGACCGTTGCTACTGAGCAATGAAGATGTCGTGACAATTAAAGGTATGTCAGGCTGAATTATGGAAGACGACTAGTAAAGTACGTGCCGCCAATTACGTTCAGAGATTAAATACTGGGCAGTAAATCTTACTTAAAGTCTGCTCATAGCAAAAGCCATAAAACAATGTCAGACGTTatgcaatatcaaaataaaaatcgatGTGTTTCTTCATTGCTTCTGTTAATAAAACGACGCTCTGTCTTCATGAAAGCGCATCAAATAGTGTTTCAGTCATAATTCTTCAAACATTAACATGTCTAAAATAACAAGTGACAGAGaaagatatcaaaataattttagtattttaattcatatatataactGAATTATATCTTtgctttttgtgaataaaagtgACAATTATTAATTAAACTTCGATGAAAAGTCATGGTTGCTTGGATACACACATCGCATCCCCTAGTTAGCTCAAAACATAGTTGATCACATCTACCCGAAGTCTCCCAAGCGTGAACTACGACCTCTTCATCCACCAAAGCCTCGTTTTCGTACCTTATCTGGAACTCCTTCAACCCATTTTCAACGTTCTTAATTAAAAGTCTGCTAAATAGGTTCTGGTCTAGACCTTGTTTGCAGACATTCATACAAATCTGAACATAAGCAAGCCAGTTGGTGTGGTTTTGGCTGTCAATGTCCGATGTTTGAATCTTGTAGTGGTCTATTGCCGCGCATATATCGGGTCGGCGTAATTTTTCCATAACAAACGAAGAACCAGTACACATAGGGCCATACTTTTCTCGCCAAGAAGGGTCGAGTTCTAGAGGTTTTCTGGTGACCGGATCGATTCTGATGTTTTGCTGAAACAGTCTTGCAAACCATTgcatattgaatttatttttgatttcaagcATTTTGCAATGCGAACTTTTCCCAACGTACTGCAATGTAGTGTAGCAGTCAAATGGTAGATGCAAACAAGATGACGTGTAAAAGCTTTGGTGAATTTCCAGTTTACTTGAGGCAACGTATATAAATTTGTCAGCAAAGGCCGTTTTATTTTCGAGATAGATATTGGGATCTCCTGGCAAAGATGCATCATTGATTTGCATTGATAAGTCAAACAGTCGAAGAAACCGTAGTACTGGAATGTgctttcctgaaaaaaaaaaagaaaattgagagagagagagagagagagagagagagagagagagagaatacgtCGAGGTATCAGTCAATTTGTCAATGAAATGTTACATTCCTGAGATACATACTGCTTGAATCCGGTGAGCGATCATCAAACAGGTCTGAGACACCTTTTGGAAAATGAACGATACATGTGGATCCGTTGATGGTGCGGCTTAATTTCAGTTGTGTTCTGATTTTATGTACactgaaaaaatgaataaaatagaaCACATAAAATAGAAAGTAACAGGTGTTCAGGTAAAATACCAGTATTCGGAGGATCGACGGCGGTATTTCTGTATCAATTACAGAGATATGTATATATTTCTAAACATCTAAACATCTacacatacatttttaaaaataaaaaaagttggaAAACCATTTTCCTATCAAGGCATTAAATGTTATTTGACAGAAAAGATGATGTGAAATTCGGCTCCTCTGTAAAATTTcgaaatttttgtttcattttgtatATACGTACCCTCAAATCACTTTTCTAACCAAATAAACAACCACATGGGAAAATGCATCACTACCAATGGAagatgtacatgtgtacattcAATTCCCATAGACTGATTGCTCCCCCCACACTTGGGTACATCTTTCTCTTTCAGTTGGTCagtttatttatatcaaaactaTCTACATGGgaaaggagaaaaaaatatctcacAGCGCCCATATTCAAAAGATGCAAAAATGATCTACCCCATTATAAACTGATGTTATTAGCCTGGCGTGGACTCCCTAAACTTTTCATAATGCAACTCGTCTGCACCACGCGTGTCACGTGACATACATTTCGGTAAACGTGTTCGACATGACTATACATGCCATTAAGGAGGCTGAATGGTTAACAatttaaccatcagatctacctaaaatAATACATGG
This genomic window from Magallana gigas chromosome 5, xbMagGiga1.1, whole genome shotgun sequence contains:
- the LOC105335206 gene encoding uncharacterized protein, whose protein sequence is MEWELSTASVHKIRTQLKLSRTINGSTCIVHFPKGVSDLFDDRSPDSSRKHIPVLRFLRLFDLSMQINDASLPGDPNIYLENKTAFADKFIYVASSKLEIHQSFYTSSCLHLPFDCYTTLQYVGKSSHCKMLEIKNKFNMQWFARLFQQNIRIDPVTRKPLELDPSWREKYGPMCTGSSFVMEKLRRPDICAAIDHYKIQTSDIDSQNHTNWLAYVQICMNVCKQGLDQNLFSRLLIKNVENGLKEFQIRYENEALVDEEVVVHAWETSGRCDQLCFELTRGCDVCIQATMTFHRSLINNCHFYSQKAKI